The Toxorhynchites rutilus septentrionalis strain SRP chromosome 3, ASM2978413v1, whole genome shotgun sequence genome includes a region encoding these proteins:
- the LOC129775683 gene encoding protein polybromo-1 isoform X1 yields the protein MSKRRRTSSMQEDDYSDDDSIPEQSPMPTSVRKKKKLDPSELCQQLYESIRSFKKEDGSTLCDTFIRAPKRRQEPSYYEVVANPIDLLKVQQKLKTEAYEDVDDLAVDVELIVKNAKAFYKPDSPEYQDACQLLDVFNANKSKLLESQQDQEMGEVRARKITRPRKSLTNDDEIECDDSDPYEELFNAVMTATDENRELHRMFQLLPSKKLYPDYYDIIDHPIDLKCIAIKIQTNAYSNLNEMEKDLLQMIKNACTFNEPGSQIYKDAKMLKRVFMTRKAEIEAGRYRKGANRKSRNGTSLSAMVAALKEEVETSDDDLDDSMETDGDGPLWQLFDQLYNTANTNDPNAVGAPLGESLWKLPNRRFHPEYYSLIKKPISMGQIRNKLKKGLYSNVTDMSADLYLMLDNAKKSNPPNSKVYKDAIKMQKLLNQKLIDSGDLEESDEEDDTDSSSIATAITPAKGNASKKGRPRSSTVSMQSPSQAAVQQGTSTPLVKSGNRQSLLATLKKKLLSLHEFLVEYTVNGRQPMSLFMEKPSKKLYPDYYQVIQHPMDMTTIESNMKSDRYGTLDDVVGDYRLMFSNCRKYNEEGSVIYEDANILEKALNEKLKEFSSISKRFSTPKVSRPRNKLNTLESKLKHLYDTVREYREPKANRQLSFIFVKLPSKNCSVSHTITAGCVGWACGKKKEYPDYYDIIKNPIDIERIEQKLRKQSYDSVDEMAADFMLMFENACKYNEPDSQIYKDALCLQQLVIQTKQALRSDETVPDVQQAIRELFLSLFTALYNYQDEEGRCYSDSLSELPEHDESTDGTKVRGISLDLIKRRLDKGLYKRLDLFQEDIFACLERARKLSRTDSQVFEDSIELQSFFIKKRDELCRHGKVLESPALSYNAMHLSASVEALRQTKLLEEQFYADTESDAMQPSQGESMTMDQKVYYPGDFVYIELPDNKIPGIMYIERLWTNNDNVKMMYGNMMLRPYETYHVQTRKFMQQEVFKSDQHQAVPLSQALNKCFVMHVKEYFKLRPEGFADKDVFVCESKYSSKGRFFKKIKTWNLVRANDPVILVPRDTPLEVKRVMSVFKERVEKHKEELSELQMQEAIAEKEKPNVVVYVNGGEEGSVYFEQYNTVCGGTVKTGDFVYVATESGKQSVAQVQSIWETKDGKSFCRGPWLLTPPEVPGTISRLFFRQEVLLSTVQETSPTVAIVGRCAVLEHHEYITRRPTEIAESDVLLCDSVYDELKKQIRKLGPGGLKKYNHSQMVTTDEIYHFRRPINPPKVTCGEIAALQENRPIPTADLECKDEFGIIDDSIDGPPSIGSDVVATASPVPPSTISTPQTASKKSNKTGKKLVTGYILYSCEHRKTICASNPEATFGEVSRIVGNEWRSLMDHEKAAWEQRASKMNEENAAKLAAEAGDTNCPSPAPTKPEGPIVQEIVANHVYECLWDKCDHQFEDPFDCMEHCITDVTGCVYKTFMKATEQEFSCIWRNCVRLRRNMPPFPHMQRLVKHVREVHLTKTAAKPVQPQDRGKNFVAAKRQSISQPHPSTIKPQPVPVAAGSPNISQSGASSSGATSSGSGTSTPLANQTQPVGAAAAGTSASNQSSNYQPAPFYNLSSQPVVPAPPAEPLFVTVPPRPQRVLHSEAYIRYIEGLQSGSHYITPWQKTLTATRESIPNQDASRLPVHWLGKKGREKPEAVVDALWQLRGFLMKDVIQFNRF from the exons ATGAGCAAACGAAGGAGAACCAGTTCTATGCAAGAAGATGACTACAGTGACGATGACAGCATTCCGGAGCAATCCCCAATGCCTACCTCAgtgagaaagaagaagaagcttgatccg AGTGAATTGTGTCAACAGCTGTACGAATCAATTCGTAGTTTCAAGAAAGAAGACGGAAGCACTTTGTGCGATACTTTTATCAGAGCACCAAAACGCAGACAGGAACCTTCCTACTATGAGGTTGTGGCAAATCCAATCGATTTGTTGAAGGTTCAGCAAAAGTTGAAAACTGAAGCGTACGAAGATGTCGATGATCTCGCGGTAGATGTTGAGTTAATTGTAAAGAATGCCAAAGCATTCTATAAACCGGACTCGCCGGAGTATCAGGATGCGTGCCAACTGTTGGATGTTTTCAATGCTAACAAATCCAAATTGTTAGAGAGCCAGCAGGATCAAGAAATGGGTGAAGTGAGGGCGCGCAAGATAACCCGGCCACGGAAATCACTTACCAATGATGATGAGATCGAATGCGATGATTCGGATCCGTACGAGGAATTGTTCAACGCCGTTATGACGGCTACGGACGAAAACCGAGAATTGCACCGGATGTTCCAATTGCTTCCATCGAAGAAACTGTATCCGGACTATTATGACATAATCGATCATCCTATCGATTTGAAATGTATCGCCATTAAGATACAAACGAACGCCTATTCTAATTTAAATGAAATGGAGAAGGATCTTTTGCAGATGATAAAAAATGCTTGCACATTTAACGAACCTGGTTCGCAAATATATAAGGATGCAAAGATGTTGAAAAGAGTATTTATGACTCGGAAGGCTGAAATCGAAGCCGGTCGATATAGGAAAGGGGCAAACCGGAAATCCAGAAATGGTACGAGTTTGAGCGCAATGGTGGCCGCTTTGAAAGAAGAAGTCGAAACTTCAGACGATGATTTGGATGATTCGATGGAAACCGATGGTGATGGTCCCCTGTGGCAACTGTTTGATCAGTTATATAACACGGCGAACACCAATG ATCCCAATGCTGTAGGCGCTCCGCTGGGGGAATCGCTGTGGAAATTGCCCAACAGACGCTTCCATCCGGAGTATTACTCCCTTATCAAGAAGCCTATCTCGATGGGACAAATACGCAACAAGCTGAAAAAAGGACTGTATTCCAACGTGACCGATATGAGTGCCGATCTTTATCTGATGCTGGACAATGCGAAAAAGTCGAACCCTCCGAACAGCAAGGTCTACAAG GACGCCATCAAGATGCAAAAACTGCTCAACCAAAAACTGATCGACTCCGGCGACTTGGAGGAAAGTGACGAAGAAGATGACACAGATTCTTCTTCGATCGCAACGGCTATTACTCCAGCGAAAGGTAACGCCTCGAAGAAGGGACGACCACGTAGCTCCACGGTCTCAATGCAGTCACCATCACAAGCGGCGGTGCAGCAGGGAACCAGTACTCCTTTGGTCAAATCCGGCAATCGACAATCGCTGCTCGCAACGCTAAAGAAAAAGCTACTTTCGTTGCACGAATTTCTGGTGGAGTACACAGTCAACGGCCGTCAACCGATGTCGCTATTTATGGAAAAACCATCGAAAAAGCTCTACCCTGATTACTACCAGGTAATTCAACATCCGATGGACATGACTACGATAGAGTCCAACATGAAATCGGATCGATATGGAACGTTGGACGACGTCGTGGGAGATTATCGGCTGATGTTCTCCAACTGTAGGAAGTATAATGAGGAGGGTTCGGTGATTTACGAGGATGCGAACATATTGGAGAAAGCGTTGAATGAAAAACTTAAAGAATTTTCAAGTATCAGCAAACGTTTCAGCACACCCAAAGT TTCAAGGCCCCGAAACAAGCTCAACACGTTGGAGTCTAAGCTGAAACATCTGTACGACACAGTCCGTGAATATCGGGAGCCGAAAGCGAATCGGCAGCTGTCTTTCATTTTTGTGAAACTGCCTTCCAAAAAC TGTTCCGTTTCACACACCATCACCGCTGGTTGTGTTGGATGGGCATGTGGAAAGAAAAAG GAATATCCTGACTACTACGACATCATCAAAAATCCCATCGATATCGAGAGAATTGAGCAGAAATTGCGGAAGCAGAGCTACGACAGTGTAGACGAGATGGCGGCAGATTTTATGTTGATGTTCGAGAATGCTTGCAAGTACAACGAACCGGACTCACAGATATACAAGGATGCACTCTGTCTGCAGCAGCTGGTGATCCAAACCAAGCAGGCACTGCGCAGCGATGAAACCGTTCCGGATGTTCAGCAGGCCATTCGGGAGCTGTTTTTGTCACTGTTCACTGCCCTCTACAACTATCAGGACGAGGAAGGCCGTTGCTATTCGGATTCTCTGTCAGAACTGCCCGAGCATGATGAATCAACTGACGGGACTAA GGTCCGTGGAATTTCGCTGGATTTGATCAAACGACGCCTAGACAAGGGTTTGTACAAACGGTTGGATCTGTTCCAGGAGGATATTTTCGCCTGCCTGGAGAGAGCACGTAAGCTGAGTCGAACCGATTCCCAAGTGTTTGAGGATTCCATCGAGTTGCAGTCGTTCTTCATTAAGAAACGAGATGAATTATGCAGACACGGTAAGGTGCTGGAATCACCCGCTCTGAGCTACAACGCGATGCATCTGAGTGCATCTGTTGAGGCACTGCGACAGACGAAGCTTTTGGAGGAACAGTTCTACGCTGATACCGAGTCGGATGCTATG CAACCATCCCAAGGGGAAAGCATGACCATGGACCAGAAGGTTTACTATCCTGGCGATTTTGTTTACATAGAACTCCCGGACAATAAAA TCCCCGGAATCATGTACATTGAGCGTCTGTGGACTAACAATGACAATGTCAAGATGATGTACGGAAACATGATGCTCCGGCCGTACGAGACATACCACGTCCAAACCCGCAAATTCATGCAACAGGAGGTGTTCAAAAGCGATCAGCACCAGGCGGTTCCGCTGTCCCAGGCGTTGAACAAGTGTTTCGTGATGCACGTGAAGGAATACTTCAAGTTGCGCCCGGAAGGCTTCGCCGATAAGGATGTGTTCGTGTGTGAGTCAAAGTACAGCTCGAAGGGTCGGTTTTTCAAAAAGATTAAAACCTGGAATTTGGTTCGAGCCAACGATCCAGTCATACTGGTTCCACGGGATACACCACTAGAAGTGAAACGGGTGATGTCCGTGTTCAAGGAACGCGTTGAAAAGCACAAGGAGGAGCTCTCCGAACTTCAGATGCAGGAAGCGATTGCGGAAAAGGAAAAACCTAATGTGGTTGTTTATGTGAATGGTGGGGAGGAAGGCAGCGTTTACTTCGAGCAGTACAACACGGTTTGTGGAGGCACTGTGAAAACGGGTGATTTTGTTTATGTGGCAACGGAAAGCGGAAAGCAGTCAGTAGCTCAGGTTCAATCCATCTGGGAGACTAAAGA TGGAAAATCTTTTTGTCGTGGTCCGTGGTTGCTCACTCCTCCCGAAGTTCCGGGCACAATCAGTCGATTGTTCTTCCGCCAGGAAGTGCTGCTCTCAACAGTTCAGGAAACGTCTCCCACCGTCGCAATTGTTGGTCGATGTGCGGTTTTAGAGCACCATGAATATATCACAA GACGCCCAACCGAGATCGCCGAATCAGATGTGTTGCTCTGCGATTCAGTTTACGATGAGTTGAAGAAACAAATTCGGAAGTTAGGGCCGGGaggattgaagaaatacaacCACTCGCAAATGGTGACTACCGACGAGATATATCATTTCAGACGCCCCATCAATCCGCCTAAG GTCACATGCGGCGAAATTGCCGCACTGCAGGAAAACAGGCCAATTCCTACAGCTGATTTG GAATGCAAAGACGAGTTCGGTATCATCGATGATTCAATCGATGGGCCTCCGTCGATCGGTTCCGATGTTGTGGCTACCGCTTCGCCGGTGCCCCCGAGTACGATCAGCACGCCGCAGACAGCCAGCAAGAAGTCCAACAAAACTGGCAAAAAGTTGGTCACGGGATACATTCTCTACTCGTGCGAGCATCGTAAGACGATTTGCGCTAGCAATCCGGAGGCAACATTCGGCGAGGTTTCGCGTATCGTTGGCAatgagtggcgctcgcttatggATCACGAAAAAGCGGCTTGGGAACAGCGGGCATCGAAGATGAATGAGGAGAATGCGGCCAAGCTTGCAGCGGAAGCGGGTGACACGAATTGCCCAAGTCCGGCGCCTACGAAACCCGAAGGACCGATTGTGCAAGAGATCGTGGCGAATCAT GTATACGAATGTCTTTGGGACAAGTGCGACCATCAATTTGAAGATCCGTTCGACTGTATGGAGCACTGTATCACCGACGTGACCGGTTGCGTGTACAAAACATTCATGAAAGCCACCGAGCAGGAGTTTTCATGCATTTGGCGAAATTGCGTCCGATTACGCCGTAATATGCCTCCCTTTCCACATATGCAGCGATTGGTGAAACACGTCCGTGAAGTTCATTTGACAAAAACCGCCGCTAAGCCTGTGCAGCCACAGGATCGTGGAAAGAACTTTGTGGCTGCCAAGAGACAATCTATTTCGCAGCCCCATCCATCAACGATCAAGCCGCAGCCGGTTCCGGTGGCCGCGGGAAGTCCGAACATATCCCAGAGTGGAGCTTCATCGAGTGGCGCCACCAGCTCCGGGTCGGGAACAAGCACACCCCTAGCCAACCAGACACAACCGGTCGGAGCCGCTGCTGCCGGTACCAGTGCTAGCAACCAGTCAAGTAATTACCAACCTGCACCGTTTTATAATT TATCTTCTCAACCAGTCGTTCCAGCTCCACCGGCAGAACCGCTGTTTGTCACGGTGCCACCCAGACCGCAACGGGTTCTCCACTCGGAAGCGTACATTCGCTACATCGAGGGACTACAGAGTGGCTCGCATTACATTACGCCCTGGCAGAAGACGTTGACGGCCACGCGGGAATCCATACCGAACCAGGATGCGAGCCGGCTGCCGGTACACTGGCTTGGCAAGAAAGGACGAGAAAAACCAGAAGCCGTTGTCGATGCACTCTGGCAGCTGCGTGGATTTCTAATGAAGGATGTCATTCAATTTAATCGGTTCTAA
- the LOC129775683 gene encoding protein polybromo-1 isoform X2, whose product MSKRRRTSSMQEDDYSDDDSIPEQSPMPTSVRKKKKLDPSELCQQLYESIRSFKKEDGSTLCDTFIRAPKRRQEPSYYEVVANPIDLLKVQQKLKTEAYEDVDDLAVDVELIVKNAKAFYKPDSPEYQDACQLLDVFNANKSKLLESQQDQEMGEVRARKITRPRKSLTNDDEIECDDSDPYEELFNAVMTATDENRELHRMFQLLPSKKLYPDYYDIIDHPIDLKCIAIKIQTNAYSNLNEMEKDLLQMIKNACTFNEPGSQIYKDAKMLKRVFMTRKAEIEAGRYRKGANRKSRNGTSLSAMVAALKEEVETSDDDLDDSMETDGDGPLWQLFDQLYNTANTNDPNAVGAPLGESLWKLPNRRFHPEYYSLIKKPISMGQIRNKLKKGLYSNVTDMSADLYLMLDNAKKSNPPNSKVYKDAIKMQKLLNQKLIDSGDLEESDEEDDTDSSSIATAITPAKGNASKKGRPRSSTVSMQSPSQAAVQQGTSTPLVKSGNRQSLLATLKKKLLSLHEFLVEYTVNGRQPMSLFMEKPSKKLYPDYYQVIQHPMDMTTIESNMKSDRYGTLDDVVGDYRLMFSNCRKYNEEGSVIYEDANILEKALNEKLKEFSSISKRFSTPKVSRPRNKLNTLESKLKHLYDTVREYREPKANRQLSFIFVKLPSKNCSVSHTITAGCVGWACGKKKEYPDYYDIIKNPIDIERIEQKLRKQSYDSVDEMAADFMLMFENACKYNEPDSQIYKDALCLQQLVIQTKQALRSDETVPDVQQAIRELFLSLFTALYNYQDEEGRCYSDSLSELPEHDESTDGTKVRGISLDLIKRRLDKGLYKRLDLFQEDIFACLERARKLSRTDSQVFEDSIELQSFFIKKRDELCRHGKVLESPALSYNAMHLSASVEALRQTKLLEEQFYADTESDAMQPSQGESMTMDQKVYYPGDFVYIELPDNKIPGIMYIERLWTNNDNVKMMYGNMMLRPYETYHVQTRKFMQQEVFKSDQHQAVPLSQALNKCFVMHVKEYFKLRPEGFADKDVFVCESKYSSKGRFFKKIKTWNLVRANDPVILVPRDTPLEVKRVMSVFKERVEKHKEELSELQMQEAIAEKEKPNVVVYVNGGEEGSVYFEQYNTVCGGTVKTGDFVYVATESGKQSVAQVQSIWETKDGKSFCRGPWLLTPPEVPGTISRLFFRQEVLLSTVQETSPTVAIVGRCAVLEHHEYITRRPTEIAESDVLLCDSVYDELKKQIRKLGPGGLKKYNHSQMVTTDEIYHFRRPINPPKVTCGEIAALQENRPIPTADLECKDEFGIIDDSIDGPPSIGSDVVATASPVPPSTISTPQTASKKSNKTGKKLVTGYILYSCEHRKTICASNPEATFGEVSRIVGNEWRSLMDHEKAAWEQRASKMNEENAAKLAAEAGDTNCPSPAPTKPEGPIVQEIVANHVYECLWDKCDHQFEDPFDCMEHCITDVTGCVYKTFMKATEQEFSCIWRNCVRLRRNMPPFPHMQRLVKHVREVHLTKTAAKPVQPQDRGKNFVAAKRQSISQPHPSTIKPQPVPVAAGSPNISQSGASSSGATSSGSGTSTPLANQTQPVGAAAAGTSASNQSSNYQPAPFYNFVPAPPAEPLFVTVPPRPQRVLHSEAYIRYIEGLQSGSHYITPWQKTLTATRESIPNQDASRLPVHWLGKKGREKPEAVVDALWQLRGFLMKDVIQFNRF is encoded by the exons ATGAGCAAACGAAGGAGAACCAGTTCTATGCAAGAAGATGACTACAGTGACGATGACAGCATTCCGGAGCAATCCCCAATGCCTACCTCAgtgagaaagaagaagaagcttgatccg AGTGAATTGTGTCAACAGCTGTACGAATCAATTCGTAGTTTCAAGAAAGAAGACGGAAGCACTTTGTGCGATACTTTTATCAGAGCACCAAAACGCAGACAGGAACCTTCCTACTATGAGGTTGTGGCAAATCCAATCGATTTGTTGAAGGTTCAGCAAAAGTTGAAAACTGAAGCGTACGAAGATGTCGATGATCTCGCGGTAGATGTTGAGTTAATTGTAAAGAATGCCAAAGCATTCTATAAACCGGACTCGCCGGAGTATCAGGATGCGTGCCAACTGTTGGATGTTTTCAATGCTAACAAATCCAAATTGTTAGAGAGCCAGCAGGATCAAGAAATGGGTGAAGTGAGGGCGCGCAAGATAACCCGGCCACGGAAATCACTTACCAATGATGATGAGATCGAATGCGATGATTCGGATCCGTACGAGGAATTGTTCAACGCCGTTATGACGGCTACGGACGAAAACCGAGAATTGCACCGGATGTTCCAATTGCTTCCATCGAAGAAACTGTATCCGGACTATTATGACATAATCGATCATCCTATCGATTTGAAATGTATCGCCATTAAGATACAAACGAACGCCTATTCTAATTTAAATGAAATGGAGAAGGATCTTTTGCAGATGATAAAAAATGCTTGCACATTTAACGAACCTGGTTCGCAAATATATAAGGATGCAAAGATGTTGAAAAGAGTATTTATGACTCGGAAGGCTGAAATCGAAGCCGGTCGATATAGGAAAGGGGCAAACCGGAAATCCAGAAATGGTACGAGTTTGAGCGCAATGGTGGCCGCTTTGAAAGAAGAAGTCGAAACTTCAGACGATGATTTGGATGATTCGATGGAAACCGATGGTGATGGTCCCCTGTGGCAACTGTTTGATCAGTTATATAACACGGCGAACACCAATG ATCCCAATGCTGTAGGCGCTCCGCTGGGGGAATCGCTGTGGAAATTGCCCAACAGACGCTTCCATCCGGAGTATTACTCCCTTATCAAGAAGCCTATCTCGATGGGACAAATACGCAACAAGCTGAAAAAAGGACTGTATTCCAACGTGACCGATATGAGTGCCGATCTTTATCTGATGCTGGACAATGCGAAAAAGTCGAACCCTCCGAACAGCAAGGTCTACAAG GACGCCATCAAGATGCAAAAACTGCTCAACCAAAAACTGATCGACTCCGGCGACTTGGAGGAAAGTGACGAAGAAGATGACACAGATTCTTCTTCGATCGCAACGGCTATTACTCCAGCGAAAGGTAACGCCTCGAAGAAGGGACGACCACGTAGCTCCACGGTCTCAATGCAGTCACCATCACAAGCGGCGGTGCAGCAGGGAACCAGTACTCCTTTGGTCAAATCCGGCAATCGACAATCGCTGCTCGCAACGCTAAAGAAAAAGCTACTTTCGTTGCACGAATTTCTGGTGGAGTACACAGTCAACGGCCGTCAACCGATGTCGCTATTTATGGAAAAACCATCGAAAAAGCTCTACCCTGATTACTACCAGGTAATTCAACATCCGATGGACATGACTACGATAGAGTCCAACATGAAATCGGATCGATATGGAACGTTGGACGACGTCGTGGGAGATTATCGGCTGATGTTCTCCAACTGTAGGAAGTATAATGAGGAGGGTTCGGTGATTTACGAGGATGCGAACATATTGGAGAAAGCGTTGAATGAAAAACTTAAAGAATTTTCAAGTATCAGCAAACGTTTCAGCACACCCAAAGT TTCAAGGCCCCGAAACAAGCTCAACACGTTGGAGTCTAAGCTGAAACATCTGTACGACACAGTCCGTGAATATCGGGAGCCGAAAGCGAATCGGCAGCTGTCTTTCATTTTTGTGAAACTGCCTTCCAAAAAC TGTTCCGTTTCACACACCATCACCGCTGGTTGTGTTGGATGGGCATGTGGAAAGAAAAAG GAATATCCTGACTACTACGACATCATCAAAAATCCCATCGATATCGAGAGAATTGAGCAGAAATTGCGGAAGCAGAGCTACGACAGTGTAGACGAGATGGCGGCAGATTTTATGTTGATGTTCGAGAATGCTTGCAAGTACAACGAACCGGACTCACAGATATACAAGGATGCACTCTGTCTGCAGCAGCTGGTGATCCAAACCAAGCAGGCACTGCGCAGCGATGAAACCGTTCCGGATGTTCAGCAGGCCATTCGGGAGCTGTTTTTGTCACTGTTCACTGCCCTCTACAACTATCAGGACGAGGAAGGCCGTTGCTATTCGGATTCTCTGTCAGAACTGCCCGAGCATGATGAATCAACTGACGGGACTAA GGTCCGTGGAATTTCGCTGGATTTGATCAAACGACGCCTAGACAAGGGTTTGTACAAACGGTTGGATCTGTTCCAGGAGGATATTTTCGCCTGCCTGGAGAGAGCACGTAAGCTGAGTCGAACCGATTCCCAAGTGTTTGAGGATTCCATCGAGTTGCAGTCGTTCTTCATTAAGAAACGAGATGAATTATGCAGACACGGTAAGGTGCTGGAATCACCCGCTCTGAGCTACAACGCGATGCATCTGAGTGCATCTGTTGAGGCACTGCGACAGACGAAGCTTTTGGAGGAACAGTTCTACGCTGATACCGAGTCGGATGCTATG CAACCATCCCAAGGGGAAAGCATGACCATGGACCAGAAGGTTTACTATCCTGGCGATTTTGTTTACATAGAACTCCCGGACAATAAAA TCCCCGGAATCATGTACATTGAGCGTCTGTGGACTAACAATGACAATGTCAAGATGATGTACGGAAACATGATGCTCCGGCCGTACGAGACATACCACGTCCAAACCCGCAAATTCATGCAACAGGAGGTGTTCAAAAGCGATCAGCACCAGGCGGTTCCGCTGTCCCAGGCGTTGAACAAGTGTTTCGTGATGCACGTGAAGGAATACTTCAAGTTGCGCCCGGAAGGCTTCGCCGATAAGGATGTGTTCGTGTGTGAGTCAAAGTACAGCTCGAAGGGTCGGTTTTTCAAAAAGATTAAAACCTGGAATTTGGTTCGAGCCAACGATCCAGTCATACTGGTTCCACGGGATACACCACTAGAAGTGAAACGGGTGATGTCCGTGTTCAAGGAACGCGTTGAAAAGCACAAGGAGGAGCTCTCCGAACTTCAGATGCAGGAAGCGATTGCGGAAAAGGAAAAACCTAATGTGGTTGTTTATGTGAATGGTGGGGAGGAAGGCAGCGTTTACTTCGAGCAGTACAACACGGTTTGTGGAGGCACTGTGAAAACGGGTGATTTTGTTTATGTGGCAACGGAAAGCGGAAAGCAGTCAGTAGCTCAGGTTCAATCCATCTGGGAGACTAAAGA TGGAAAATCTTTTTGTCGTGGTCCGTGGTTGCTCACTCCTCCCGAAGTTCCGGGCACAATCAGTCGATTGTTCTTCCGCCAGGAAGTGCTGCTCTCAACAGTTCAGGAAACGTCTCCCACCGTCGCAATTGTTGGTCGATGTGCGGTTTTAGAGCACCATGAATATATCACAA GACGCCCAACCGAGATCGCCGAATCAGATGTGTTGCTCTGCGATTCAGTTTACGATGAGTTGAAGAAACAAATTCGGAAGTTAGGGCCGGGaggattgaagaaatacaacCACTCGCAAATGGTGACTACCGACGAGATATATCATTTCAGACGCCCCATCAATCCGCCTAAG GTCACATGCGGCGAAATTGCCGCACTGCAGGAAAACAGGCCAATTCCTACAGCTGATTTG GAATGCAAAGACGAGTTCGGTATCATCGATGATTCAATCGATGGGCCTCCGTCGATCGGTTCCGATGTTGTGGCTACCGCTTCGCCGGTGCCCCCGAGTACGATCAGCACGCCGCAGACAGCCAGCAAGAAGTCCAACAAAACTGGCAAAAAGTTGGTCACGGGATACATTCTCTACTCGTGCGAGCATCGTAAGACGATTTGCGCTAGCAATCCGGAGGCAACATTCGGCGAGGTTTCGCGTATCGTTGGCAatgagtggcgctcgcttatggATCACGAAAAAGCGGCTTGGGAACAGCGGGCATCGAAGATGAATGAGGAGAATGCGGCCAAGCTTGCAGCGGAAGCGGGTGACACGAATTGCCCAAGTCCGGCGCCTACGAAACCCGAAGGACCGATTGTGCAAGAGATCGTGGCGAATCAT GTATACGAATGTCTTTGGGACAAGTGCGACCATCAATTTGAAGATCCGTTCGACTGTATGGAGCACTGTATCACCGACGTGACCGGTTGCGTGTACAAAACATTCATGAAAGCCACCGAGCAGGAGTTTTCATGCATTTGGCGAAATTGCGTCCGATTACGCCGTAATATGCCTCCCTTTCCACATATGCAGCGATTGGTGAAACACGTCCGTGAAGTTCATTTGACAAAAACCGCCGCTAAGCCTGTGCAGCCACAGGATCGTGGAAAGAACTTTGTGGCTGCCAAGAGACAATCTATTTCGCAGCCCCATCCATCAACGATCAAGCCGCAGCCGGTTCCGGTGGCCGCGGGAAGTCCGAACATATCCCAGAGTGGAGCTTCATCGAGTGGCGCCACCAGCTCCGGGTCGGGAACAAGCACACCCCTAGCCAACCAGACACAACCGGTCGGAGCCGCTGCTGCCGGTACCAGTGCTAGCAACCAGTCAAGTAATTACCAACCTGCACCGTTTTATAATT TCGTTCCAGCTCCACCGGCAGAACCGCTGTTTGTCACGGTGCCACCCAGACCGCAACGGGTTCTCCACTCGGAAGCGTACATTCGCTACATCGAGGGACTACAGAGTGGCTCGCATTACATTACGCCCTGGCAGAAGACGTTGACGGCCACGCGGGAATCCATACCGAACCAGGATGCGAGCCGGCTGCCGGTACACTGGCTTGGCAAGAAAGGACGAGAAAAACCAGAAGCCGTTGTCGATGCACTCTGGCAGCTGCGTGGATTTCTAATGAAGGATGTCATTCAATTTAATCGGTTCTAA